The following are encoded together in the Triticum dicoccoides isolate Atlit2015 ecotype Zavitan chromosome 6B, WEW_v2.0, whole genome shotgun sequence genome:
- the LOC119326636 gene encoding uncharacterized protein LOC119326636, which translates to MASSKPLAVLLLVVVALCATAMTAAGQGSCNGHKVTVQNLCGHDLTLGIEARSNSKALFPNGYLLPSGKHESFDVCAWTGSVSAQGAAVAEFHMDHEGGAYYEVSTDQASMPVRVSVTPHGSPLQGHCPTAGCDTGNHCFEHSVAGGNCHGVTEIKIVYYNP; encoded by the coding sequence ATGGCGTCCTCCAAGCCCCTGGCAGTCCTGCTGCTCGTGGTCGTGGCTCTGTGCGCGACGGCCATGACCGCCGCCGGACAAGGCTCCTGCAACGGCCACAAGGTGACGGTGCAGAACCTGTGCGGCCACGACCTGACCCTGGGCATCGAGGCGCGCTCCAACAGCAAGGCGCTCTTCCCCAACGGGTATCTGCTCCCCAGCGGGAAGCATGAGTCGTTCGACGTGTGCGCGTGGACGGGGAGCGTGTCGGCGCAGGGCGCCGCCGTGGCCGAGTTCCACATGGACCACGAGGGCGGGGCATACTACGAGGTGAGCACCGACCAGGCGAGCATGCCCGTCCGCGTTTCCGTCACCCCGCACGGCAGCCCGCTGCAGGGCCACTGCCCCACCGCCGGGTGCGACACCGGCAACCACTGCTTCGAGCACTCCGTCGCCGGCGGCAACTGCCACGGCGTCACCGAGATCAAGATCGTCTACTACAACCCATAG